From the Streptomonospora nanhaiensis genome, the window CCTTGACCGCCGTGAGGAACGCCGCCCACTCGCCGGCGGGCATGCTCAGGTGCCCGGCGTCGCGGTTCTTCGTGTCACGCACGGCCACCCCACGGGTGGAGGTCGC encodes:
- a CDS encoding DUF397 domain-containing protein, whose product is MIADERWRTSSYSTAKGECVEIAATSTRGVAVRDTKNRDAGHLSMPAGEWAAFLTAVKAAEL